GTCGCTGCCTTTGCGGCTGGTGGAGCCTGCAGCAGCGCGGCGGTGAGGGGGTGTTGCGGGTCTGCGAGGAGCTGACCGGTCGGGCCCTGTTCGACGAGGCGGCCCCGGTCGAGCACGGCGGTGCGGGTGGCCAGGGCCGCGGTGTCGCGGTCATGGGTGATCAGGAGCAGGGACAGGTCCGGGTGGGCCCCCAGGAGCCGGTCCAGGAGGGCGCGGAGGTTCCGGCGCGCGACGGTGTCCAGGCCGGAGGTGATTTCGTCGCAGATCAGGACCCTGGGGCGGGCCAGCAGGGCGCGGGCCAGGGCGGCGCGCTGGAGTTCGCCGCCGGACAGCTCCGATGGCTTGCGGCGTACCAGGTCACCGGCGAGCCCGAGGGCGCTCAGGGTGTGCTCGGCCTCGGCCAGCGCCTCGGGGACGGGGACCCGGCGCAGGCGTACGGCCGTGCGGCTCACCTGGTCGAGGACCGGGCGGTATGCGTCGAAGGCGGCCCGTGCGTCCTGGAAGACGTACTGCACTGCCGCCAGTTGTTCGCGGGTACGGTCGCGGAGGCTGCGGGGAAGTACGGCCCCGTCGAGCAGCATCTCGCCGTCGTAGGTCCGGTGGAGGCCGGCCAGGCATCGGGCGAGCGTGGTCTTGCCGCTGCCCGAGCGGCCCACGAGGGCTGAGCAGCCCGGCGGGAGCCGGAGACCGACGGCGTGCAGGACCGGGGACCTGCCGTGGCGGGCGGTGAGGGCCCGCACCTGGAGCACGGGCTTGGGGGCGGCGGGGGCGGTCAGGGAATTACCGTGCCGCGCACCGGCGTCCGGGGTGGTGGCGCTGTGGTGGGCGGGCGCGGTATCCGACGGCCCGGCGGAACCTGCTTCGGTGAGGAGTTCGCGGGTCCAGGGGTGCTGTGGGGAGCGCCAGAGTCCGTCCGGTGAGCCGGACTCCACGATGCGGCCGGCCCGCAGGACGTGGATCTCATCGGCCAGGGCACGGACGACGTCGAGGTCGTGGCTCAGGAGCAGGATCGCGAGGCCCTGCCGGGCCAGGGCGACCAGGTGGCCGGCGATCTGCCGCTTCGTCAGTGCGTCCTGGCCGGTGGTCGGTTCGTCGGCGACGAGGGTGGTGGCACCGCTCAGGAGGGCCTGGGCGAGAACGATACGTTGCTGCTGGCCACCGGAGAGCTGGTGGGGGAAGCGGTGCAGCAGGGCTTCGCCGTCGGGTATCCGGGCCTGGTCGAGGGCGCGCAGCAGGTGCTGACGGGCGGCGGGGCGGCGGGCGCGGCGGGGCAGGTGGCGTACCCGGCTGCGGGCGATGTCCCGGAGGAGGGCGGCCACCGGCCGGGCGGGGTTGAGGACGGCGGCGGGATGCTGCGGTACGTAACCGATGAGGCCGTCGGGGACGCGCACCTCGCCGGTCACCGTGGCGCCGGGCGGAAACTCGCGGAGCAGGGCGAGCCCGGTGGTGGTCTTGCCGCTGCCGGAGGCACCGATCAGCGCGGTGACCTGGCCGGGCGGCACCCGGAGGCTCACCCCGTCGACAAGGGCCCGGCCGCCGGTCTCGACACGGAGGTCCTGGACCCGGGCGATGTCGGTGGCGTTCATGGGTGGCTCTTCTCGCTGCGCCCCGGCCCGGCGGCCGTGGCATCGGTGGGCGGGGTGTCGGGGGCCGTGGCATCGGTGGGCAGGGGGTCAGGGCTTGAGCCGGGTCGCGGTGCACGGTGCCGCCGGGAGCCCCGTCCGGGCCGCGGGGCACGGTCCGGCCGCGGTGCACGGCCCCGCCGCTGTCGTGGTCCGCTTCGGTCGAGGGCGGCGTCGAAGAGCAGGTTGGTGCCCATGGTCAGGGCCATGATCAGCACGGCGGGCAGCGCGACGGCCCAGGGCTGGACGAACATGCCCGTCCGGTTGCGGTCGACCATCACCGCCCAGTCGGCGGCGTCCGGTTCGGCACCGACGCCGAGGAAGGCGGCCGTGGCCACCAGATAGAGCACGCCGGTCAGCCGTACCCCGGCATCGGCGGCAAGGGTGCGCAGGGCCGAGCGGCCGGCGTAGCCCACGGCGGTCCGCCACCAGGTCTCACCCTGCATGCGCAGCGCCTCGACCGCGGGCGAAGCGGCCGCCTCGGCGGCGGCCGCCCGGACGGTCCGGGCGGCATCCGGGATGCTGACCAGCGCCACCAGAAGGGCGAGCCCGCCGGCACCGGGCGTCAGGACCGCCGCCACCAGCAAGATGACCAGGAGCGACGGCACGGCGAGCAGGATGTCCAGGGGGCGCATCACGAGCTCTTCCAGCCAGCGGCGGTGGGTCAGCGCGCCGAAGAGGCCCAGGGGCAGCGCCACCGCGTAGGCCAGCGCGGTCGCCGCGAGCGCGGTCAGGACCACGGGGCGGCCACCGAGCAGCACCTGCCGCCAGACGTCCCGTCCGACGAAGTCGGTGCCGGCCCAGTGGCCGCCGCCCGCGGTGAAGGACGCGGCCCGTGGCCCGGGCTCCCCCGCGAACAACGGCCCGAGCAGGGCGAGCAGCAGCGGGACGGCGACGATCAGCAGGGCGAAGGTGAAGCGTCCCCGGCCGCCGGTCGTCCGTGTCCTCATGCCGCCTCCCCGGTTCGCGGCACGAAGCGGTAAGTGACCAGGTCGGCACCCAGGTTGAGGACGACGGCGGTGCATCCGAAGACGACCGCCAGGCCCTGGAGGACGGGGACATCGCGTTCCGCGACGGCGTTCATCAGGACGGTTCCGAGCCCGGGAATCACGAAAAGGGCCTCCACGACGATGACACCGCACAGCAGCCAGTCGACCGTGCGGGCGAGCTGTTGGGCGGCGGGCCCCAGGGCGTGGGGCAGGGCGTGCGCGTAGCGGATGCGCGCGCCGGGGATGCCGTAGCGGCGGGCATGGGTGACGTACGGCGACGCCAGTGCGTCGATCATGCCGGCCCGGACCAGGCGCGTCAGCGAGCACACCGGGCGGGCCAGCAGGACGAGTACCGGCAGCACCAGCGCCGCGGGATGGCTGAGCAGATCACCGCCGTACCCCACGGCGGTCGGTGGCAGCAGGCCCAGGTGCAGCGCGAAGACCGCGACCAGCAGCACCCCGAGGACGAACTCCGGTACGGCGTACACGGCCAGGGTCACCGAACTGATGAGCCGGTCCCCCAGCCGTCCCTCGTAGCGGGCGGCCAGCACACCGAGGCCGCCGGCGGCCGGCACCAGCAGGAGCAGGGTGAGCGCGGCGAGCAGAAGGGTCGGCCCGAAGCCGTCACCGATGGCGGAGCTGACCGGCCGGCCGGAGGTCAGCGAGCTGCCGAGGTCCCCGTGCAGCAGTCCGGCCGCCCACTCCCCCAGGCGCTCGGCGGCGGGCCGGTCCAGGTGCAGGGTCTCCCGGATGGCGGCGATCCGCCCTGGGTCGGGCTGGTCACCGGCGAGCGCCACCGCGGCGTCGCCGGGCAGCGCCTCGGTGAGGGCGAAGACCAGCAGGACGACCGCGGCGGTCTGCCCGGCGCCGAGCAGCAGCCGGCGTGCCCACCACGACCGCAGGCCGGTCATGCGAGCCACACCTTGTCGAAGCGGGCCCAGTCGAGCGTGTTCGCGGGGGAGGTGTGCGCCACTCCGCGGACCGTGCGGGCGGTGCCCAGGATCCAGTCGGCGAAGCCCCAGACCAGGAAGCCGCCCTCGGCGTGCAGCCGGCGCTGCATGCGCGCGTACACGGCGGCCCGGTCCTGCGGGTTCTTGGTGGACTGGGCCTGCTGGTAGAGCGCGTCGAAGTCCTTGTGCCGCCACTGGGTGGCGTTGGTGGGGGAACCGGACAGCAGCCGCTGGGAGAAGTGTGACTCGATGGGCATCGCTCCGGAGCGGTAGCAGCACAGGGTTCCGGAATCGAGGGTGTCCTGCCAGTAGCTGTCCTTGCTGCCCATCGCCACCTTCACCCGTACTCCGGCCCGGGCGGCCTGGTCGCGGAAGATGGCGGCGGCCTCGGTGAAGCCGGCCGCGGCGGCGGAGGTGTCCAGGGTGACCCGCAGTCCGTCGGCGCCCGCCCGTTTCAGCAGATGGCGGGCCCGGTCCAGGTCCTGTGCGCGCTGCGGCAGGCCGTCCGCGTAGTACTCGTACCCCTTGCCGAACAGGTCGTTGCCGATCACACCGGCGCCGGAGAGCGCGCCGTCGACGAGTTCCCTGCGGTCGGCGAGGAGGAAGAACGCCTCGCGCACCCGCTTGTCGTCGAACGGTGCCCGGTCGGTCTTCATCGCGAAGGCCTGCATCGCGCTGTTGCGCAGCCGTACGATCTCGATCTGGCCCTTGCCCTCGTGTGCGCGGGCCGTCGTCGGCGTCAGCTCGTGGGCGTACTCGATCTGGCCGCCCAGCAGGGAGTTGAGGCGCGCGGACTCCTCATTGGCGACCAGGAACTCCAGTTGGTCCAGATGGGGCGCCCCCTCCCAGTAGTCGTCGTTGCGCCGGAAGAGGGCGGAGCGTCCCGGCGTGAAGGAGACGAAGCGGAAGGGGCCGCTGCCGACCGGCGCGCGGTCGAAGTCCTGCGCGCCCTCGGGGACGATGTAGGCGCCGAACGCGGCCAGCAGATGGGGGAATTCGGCCATCGGCCGCTTCAGCGCGAACTCGACGGTCCGCGCGTCGGGAGCCCGGCTGGCGGTGAGGTCGAGGGGTTCGAGCGAGGCCTTGGCGCGGAACGCCTGGCGGGGGTCGGTGATGCGGCGGTAGCTGTAGAGGACGTCCCGGGCGGTGACCGGCTTGCCGTTGTGGAAGGACGCCGTGCGCAGCTTCACCGTCCAGCGGTCCAGTCGGGCGTTCGGTTCCCAGGACGCGGCGAGCCGTGGCTCGGCGGAGAGGTCGGCTCCGAAGTCGGCGAGCTTGTCAAAGAGGGCCTTGGCGCGCGCGGCGTCGGCGAAGAGGTTGGCCAGGTGCGGGTCCAGGGTCTCGCTCGCACCGCCTCCGGCGAACGCGGCGCGCAGCTTTCCGCCCCGGCGGGGTGTGCCACCGCCGTCGGCGCCGTCACCGGAGGGGCCGTGGCATCCGGCGAGCGCCGGCGCAGCGACTCCGGCGGCACCGAGTCCGGCCACGGCGAGGAAGCCGCGGCGGCGCAGGCCGGGAAAGCGGGGGGTGTTGAGGGGACCGTCGTCCATGGCGGTTTCCTTGCTGTGTGCGGGGCGGAGGCGTGGGAGAGGGCGGCGTCGCGGGAGAGAGCGGCGGGTGTCAGTCATCCCGGGTCAACCGGGCGACGAGGTGCAGCCGGTCCCGGTCGGCGGATCCGCCCGGAGCGTCGCCCTCCTGCCAGACGGGCTGTGTCCGCGGCCCCGGCCCGTCGTACAGATCGACGGCTTCAAAGCCGTGCGCGGCGAGGAGGTGACGCAGTTCCTGGGGGAAGAGAAGCCGCCATGCGGAGCGCTGCTCGTACGGCGGGGAGCCGTCGTCGGCGGTCCAGATGCGGGTGCGGCGCAGGAGTTGGGCAGTGCGGTCGACGGACAGGGTGGTGGTGGAGGTGTAGGTGGTGCCCTGCCAGGTGAAGCCGTGGACGGCTGGGGCGTCGAGCAGGCCGGTGCGGCCGAGGAAGTAGGCGCCGTTGCGCATCTCGGCCAGCAGCAGGCCGCCGGGTGCGAGGCTGCGCCGGCAGGAAGCGAGGAAGCCGTCGAGTTCGGCGTTGGTGTGGCAGTAGAGCAGGGCGCTGTCCAGACAGACGACGGCGTCGAAGGGCTCCTCGTGGAGGCCGAGTTCCGGGAGGCCGAAGTCGCGGAGGTCGGCTCGGCGGTAGTCCGGTCCGGGGTGGTGGGTGCGGGCGTGCGCGAGCATCGCCTCGGAGAGGTCGGCCGCGACGACCGTGCGTCCCGCCGCATGCAGATGTGCGGCGTCGCGTCCGGTGCCGCAGCCGATGTCCAGGACGCGGTTTCCCGCGCCGTGCCGTCGCAGGCAGTCCTCGGCCCAGCGGCCGGCCAGGCGGTCGGTGTCGGGGAAGCGTGCCTCGTAGAGTTCCGGATTGTCCGTCAGGAGGTTTTCGTGGCCCGTTTCGTGACGCGTCCGGGATGGCACAGGTACTGCTGCGTCCGGGGTCTCCCTGTGCGGTCTCACGCCTTTCCCTCCGTCGCGGCCTTCGTGACCCTCGTGGTCGTCGTGTCCGTCGCCAACTCCTCGGTGACACGCCCCGGCAGGGCCCGCATCCGGTGCAGCCAGGCGACACCGGCAGCGGAGACCAGGCCGAAGGCGAGCGCGCACGCCCAGGGCAGCCAGGGCGTACGGGTGTGCTCCCCGGTGTCCATGGCCCAGCCGATGACGGTGTTGCCCACCGCGGCGGCGATGCCGGAGACCACGTAGAACAGCCCGAAGTACGTGCCGGTGAGCTCGGCGCGGCCGAAGGCGGGGATCAGCTCCATCACGAATGGCTGAGCGATCATGACGCCCAGGTAGAGCAGCAGCGCCCCGGCCAGTACGGGCAGTGCGTGCAGGGCGGCGGCCCCGGGGCCGCCGGGCGGCGCTACCGGACCGGCGACGGCCATCGGCGGTACGAAGGCGAGTCCCATCAGTGCGAGCCCCGCGCAGATCCACCGTGCCCGGTCGCCGCGCCGCTTGAGGGCGCGCGTGATCCGCAGCTGCAGCGAGAGGTTGGCGACGGTGCCGACGAGGAAGACGAGGCCTGCCGCACCGTCCCAGCCGGTGGCCCGCCGCGCGCCGTCGGGCAGCAGCAGGTACAGCTGGTTCTGCAGGGTGAACATGCCGACCATGGCCAGGGCGAAGGCCACAAAGGCGCGGTTGCCGAGTACTTCGCGCCAGTCGCCGAGGACGCTGTTCGTGGCCGTGGCGACCGTGCGGGCGGGCAGTACGACGGCCTGGGCGACGGTGAGCAGCGCGAAGAGGGCTGCGGCGGTGAGCGCGGAGGCCCGGAAGTCGACGAGCAGCAGAGCGCTGCCGAGCAGCGGCCCCACCAGCGCCCCGGTGGTCGCGAAGACGTTGAAGAGGGCGAAGGCCTCGGCCTTGCGGTCGCCCGCCTCCTGGGCGAGGTAGGCGCGGACCGCGGGGTTGAACAGTGCCCCGGCGAGTCCGCTGAGGACGGACGCGGCGAGGAGTACGGCCAGGCCGTCGCCGAGCGCGAAGAGCCCGAAGCCGACGGTTCGCAGCGCGCAGCCGGCGATGATGACCCCCCGCGCCCCCAGCCGGTCGGAGGCCGAGCCGCCGATGAGGAACAGCCCCTGCTGACTCAGGTTGCGGACGCCGAGGACGATGCCGACGACCGCGGCGGACATCCCCAGGTCCTCCCCCAGATGCACGGCGAGGTACGGGATGAGCAGGTAGAAGCCGGTATTGACGCCGAGCTGGTTGAGCAGCAGAAGTCGGATCGCGAGCGGAAAGCGGCGCATCTCGTGCCAGATCTTCACCGCGGTGCCTCCACACCGCGGGCCGGCTCCGCCGGCGTCCCGGGCGGCGGTGGCCCGCCGCGCGCCGGCCGTACGCCGAGGCCCGGCTGCCCGCCGGCGCCCACCGTGCCGTCGGTGCCGCCGATGCCGGTCCAGGGGTCGTGGGCGAGCAGCAGGTGGCCGTCGAGGTCGGTCCAGCGGGCGCGGTCGGCGAGGTGGACGGCGGGGGCGAGGCCGAGGGTGCTGGCGGTGAGGCAGCCGAGCATCAGCGCGGTGCCGCTGCCGGCGATCAGGTCGGCGATGCGCAGCGCCGCGGTGACACCACCGCATTTGGCGAGCTTGACGTTGAGGCCGTGCACCCGGCCGGCCAGCCGCCGGGCGTCCTCGACACCGACCGCGTCCTCGTCGGCGATGACCGGCAGCGGCGAGCGTTCGGCCAGCCGGGCCAGCGTCTCCGGGTCGCCGGGGGCGAGCGGCTGCTCCACCGCTTCGACGCCGAGGTCCGCGTAGCGGGGCAGCAGGGCTTGGGCCAGGGCCGGGGTCCAGCCGCCGTTGGGGTCGAGCAACAGCCGCGCGTCCGGCGCGGCACGGCGTACGGCCCGTACCCGGTCGAGGTCGTCCTCGGGATCCGGGAGACCGGCCTTGATCTTGAGGACGGAGAAGCCCTGCCGGGCCAGCCGGCCCGCCTGCTCCGCGGCCGCCCCCGGCGAGGTGATGCCGATCGTGCGGGCGGTGGCGGCCCGCGGCGCCCCCGTGCTCCCGAGCAGCCGGTACACGGGGACGCCGGCGCGCTTGCCGACGAGGTCGAGCAGTGCGGACTCCACGGCCGCCGTCACCGCCGCGGGCGTGCCGGGTACGGGCAGTTCGCCGGCGCGCAGGGCGGCGAGTGCGCTCTCGGGGTCGGCCCAGCGGGCGAGTTCTCGTGCGGCCCCGTTCAGCAGCCGGGCGAGGGTGGCGGCGTCCAGTCCGTAGTAGGTGCTGGTCACGGCCTCGCCGTAGCCGTGGTGGCCGTGGTGTTCGATGGTGAGCCACACGGCGTCGCGGGCCGCCATGGTGGAGCGGGATATCCGTAGTGGTGTGGTGAGTTCGAGTCGTACGGTGCGCTGACTGGCCTTCACGGGGATTCTTTCCGGGTGGTGCGGCGGGCGGAGCGGGACGGTCCGGCGGCGGGCGCAGGGGCGGGGTGCGGGCCGGGCCCCGCGGGGAGCGGGTCGAGCGGGGCGGGGGACGGGAGGGCCGGTGAGGGAGGGCGGCGGTCGCCGTCCGCGGCGGAGGGGGCGAGCGGGTCGGCGACCGTCCGGCAGCGGGCCCATCCGGTCGCCTCCGCCGCCTGCGGGTGCGGGATCTCGACCGGCCGGGTGGCGGCACAGGTCAGGTCCAGGCCGTGGGCGGTGGCGAAGTCGTCGTCGTAGACGCTGCTCAGGTAACGCTGCGGCCCGTCGGGGAAGACCGTGGCGACCTCGGCTCCGGGATGGACGCGGGCGGCCCACGCGGCGACGAGTGCGACCGCGCCGGTGCTCCAGCCGCCGCTGACGAAATTGCCGGCGGCGAGCCGGCGGCAGGCGTCGGCGGACTCGGCCGGGCCGACCCAGTGCACCTCGTCGAACGCGTCATAGGCGACATTGCGCGGGTGGATGCTGCTGCCCAGTCCCCGCATCAGCCGGGCCCTGGCGGGCTGGCCGAAGATCGTCGATCCGGTGGCGTCCACCCCGATCAGGCGTAGCCGCGGCCAGTGCCGGCGCAGAGGAGCGACGATTCCGGCGCTGTGGCCTCCGGTGCCGACGCTGCACACCAGGACGTCGAGGTGGTCGAGCTGTGCCGCCATCTCGGCGGCGAGGGAGCCGTAGCCGGCCACGTTGTCGGGGTTGTTGTACTGGTCGGGCCAGTACGCGCCGGGCAGTTCGGTGAGGAGCTGCCGCAGCCGGGCCAGCCGGGCCTCCTGCCAGCCGCCCTCGGCCGCGGGCCGGTCGG
This portion of the Streptomyces sp. 2114.4 genome encodes:
- a CDS encoding dipeptide epimerase, whose translation is MKASQRTVRLELTTPLRISRSTMAARDAVWLTIEHHGHHGYGEAVTSTYYGLDAATLARLLNGAARELARWADPESALAALRAGELPVPGTPAAVTAAVESALLDLVGKRAGVPVYRLLGSTGAPRAATARTIGITSPGAAAEQAGRLARQGFSVLKIKAGLPDPEDDLDRVRAVRRAAPDARLLLDPNGGWTPALAQALLPRYADLGVEAVEQPLAPGDPETLARLAERSPLPVIADEDAVGVEDARRLAGRVHGLNVKLAKCGGVTAALRIADLIAGSGTALMLGCLTASTLGLAPAVHLADRARWTDLDGHLLLAHDPWTGIGGTDGTVGAGGQPGLGVRPARGGPPPPGTPAEPARGVEAPR
- a CDS encoding ABC transporter ATP-binding protein, with the protein product MNATDIARVQDLRVETGGRALVDGVSLRVPPGQVTALIGASGSGKTTTGLALLREFPPGATVTGEVRVPDGLIGYVPQHPAAVLNPARPVAALLRDIARSRVRHLPRRARRPAARQHLLRALDQARIPDGEALLHRFPHQLSGGQQQRIVLAQALLSGATTLVADEPTTGQDALTKRQIAGHLVALARQGLAILLLSHDLDVVRALADEIHVLRAGRIVESGSPDGLWRSPQHPWTRELLTEAGSAGPSDTAPAHHSATTPDAGARHGNSLTAPAAPKPVLQVRALTARHGRSPVLHAVGLRLPPGCSALVGRSGSGKTTLARCLAGLHRTYDGEMLLDGAVLPRSLRDRTREQLAAVQYVFQDARAAFDAYRPVLDQVSRTAVRLRRVPVPEALAEAEHTLSALGLAGDLVRRKPSELSGGELQRAALARALLARPRVLICDEITSGLDTVARRNLRALLDRLLGAHPDLSLLLITHDRDTAALATRTAVLDRGRLVEQGPTGQLLADPQHPLTAALLQAPPAAKAAT
- a CDS encoding ABC transporter permease subunit yields the protein MRTRTTGGRGRFTFALLIVAVPLLLALLGPLFAGEPGPRAASFTAGGGHWAGTDFVGRDVWRQVLLGGRPVVLTALAATALAYAVALPLGLFGALTHRRWLEELVMRPLDILLAVPSLLVILLVAAVLTPGAGGLALLVALVSIPDAARTVRAAAAEAAASPAVEALRMQGETWWRTAVGYAGRSALRTLAADAGVRLTGVLYLVATAAFLGVGAEPDAADWAVMVDRNRTGMFVQPWAVALPAVLIMALTMGTNLLFDAALDRSGPRQRRGRAPRPDRAPRPGRGSRRHRAPRPGSSPDPLPTDATAPDTPPTDATAAGPGRSEKSHP
- a CDS encoding ABC transporter permease, producing the protein MTGLRSWWARRLLLGAGQTAAVVLLVFALTEALPGDAAVALAGDQPDPGRIAAIRETLHLDRPAAERLGEWAAGLLHGDLGSSLTSGRPVSSAIGDGFGPTLLLAALTLLLLVPAAGGLGVLAARYEGRLGDRLISSVTLAVYAVPEFVLGVLLVAVFALHLGLLPPTAVGYGGDLLSHPAALVLPVLVLLARPVCSLTRLVRAGMIDALASPYVTHARRYGIPGARIRYAHALPHALGPAAQQLARTVDWLLCGVIVVEALFVIPGLGTVLMNAVAERDVPVLQGLAVVFGCTAVVLNLGADLVTYRFVPRTGEAA
- a CDS encoding class I SAM-dependent methyltransferase, giving the protein MPSRTRHETGHENLLTDNPELYEARFPDTDRLAGRWAEDCLRRHGAGNRVLDIGCGTGRDAAHLHAAGRTVVAADLSEAMLAHARTHHPGPDYRRADLRDFGLPELGLHEEPFDAVVCLDSALLYCHTNAELDGFLASCRRSLAPGGLLLAEMRNGAYFLGRTGLLDAPAVHGFTWQGTTYTSTTTLSVDRTAQLLRRTRIWTADDGSPPYEQRSAWRLLFPQELRHLLAAHGFEAVDLYDGPGPRTQPVWQEGDAPGGSADRDRLHLVARLTRDD
- a CDS encoding PLP-dependent cysteine synthase family protein codes for the protein MTTAVVHPTGNRELLGLLGRTPLARVTTDLPCPHPGFWAKLEGLGAGGMKARAAVSMLLGAEERGELRPGAPVVESTSGTLGIGLAFAGQALGHPVVLVGDAELEPSMRRLLRTYGVRLELADRPAAEGGWQEARLARLRQLLTELPGAYWPDQYNNPDNVAGYGSLAAEMAAQLDHLDVLVCSVGTGGHSAGIVAPLRRHWPRLRLIGVDATGSTIFGQPARARLMRGLGSSIHPRNVAYDAFDEVHWVGPAESADACRRLAAGNFVSGGWSTGAVALVAAWAARVHPGAEVATVFPDGPQRYLSSVYDDDFATAHGLDLTCAATRPVEIPHPQAAEATGWARCRTVADPLAPSAADGDRRPPSPALPSPAPLDPLPAGPGPHPAPAPAAGPSRSARRTTRKESP
- a CDS encoding MFS transporter, with product MRRFPLAIRLLLLNQLGVNTGFYLLIPYLAVHLGEDLGMSAAVVGIVLGVRNLSQQGLFLIGGSASDRLGARGVIIAGCALRTVGFGLFALGDGLAVLLAASVLSGLAGALFNPAVRAYLAQEAGDRKAEAFALFNVFATTGALVGPLLGSALLLVDFRASALTAAALFALLTVAQAVVLPARTVATATNSVLGDWREVLGNRAFVAFALAMVGMFTLQNQLYLLLPDGARRATGWDGAAGLVFLVGTVANLSLQLRITRALKRRGDRARWICAGLALMGLAFVPPMAVAGPVAPPGGPGAAALHALPVLAGALLLYLGVMIAQPFVMELIPAFGRAELTGTYFGLFYVVSGIAAAVGNTVIGWAMDTGEHTRTPWLPWACALAFGLVSAAGVAWLHRMRALPGRVTEELATDTTTTRVTKAATEGKA
- a CDS encoding ABC transporter substrate-binding protein, translating into MDDGPLNTPRFPGLRRRGFLAVAGLGAAGVAAPALAGCHGPSGDGADGGGTPRRGGKLRAAFAGGGASETLDPHLANLFADAARAKALFDKLADFGADLSAEPRLAASWEPNARLDRWTVKLRTASFHNGKPVTARDVLYSYRRITDPRQAFRAKASLEPLDLTASRAPDARTVEFALKRPMAEFPHLLAAFGAYIVPEGAQDFDRAPVGSGPFRFVSFTPGRSALFRRNDDYWEGAPHLDQLEFLVANEESARLNSLLGGQIEYAHELTPTTARAHEGKGQIEIVRLRNSAMQAFAMKTDRAPFDDKRVREAFFLLADRRELVDGALSGAGVIGNDLFGKGYEYYADGLPQRAQDLDRARHLLKRAGADGLRVTLDTSAAAAGFTEAAAIFRDQAARAGVRVKVAMGSKDSYWQDTLDSGTLCCYRSGAMPIESHFSQRLLSGSPTNATQWRHKDFDALYQQAQSTKNPQDRAAVYARMQRRLHAEGGFLVWGFADWILGTARTVRGVAHTSPANTLDWARFDKVWLA